In Erigeron canadensis isolate Cc75 chromosome 1, C_canadensis_v1, whole genome shotgun sequence, a single window of DNA contains:
- the LOC122589672 gene encoding protein ACCELERATED CELL DEATH 6-like, with translation MSGDKLNTPDDNLGEPFGETDITLSKLLYTGAQTGNTIFVIELLRMYPTILWIKNRDPLSIFHIAVMHRHKDIYNLVYEIGSNKTILTRQTDDENNCILHLVGSTSKRNQLQTVSAASLLMQRELLWFKEVEKITPRDLRYSKNNKGQTPYDLFSENNEETVSKGLKWTRDCMVVATLIITIAFAAAFTIPGGYNQEIGLPIFTHETSFLVFLIADSVSLFSSSTSLLVFLSILTSPYGPRDFLYSLPRKLMIGLVTLFISVAAMMVTFAASFFVMYHNTFEWLPILISIFAAMPVIVFASLQYPLLMDMFRSMYDSRYLFKPKRRMLYDTNQQM, from the exons ATGTCCGGGGATAAACTTAATACCCCTGATGACAATCTTGGAGAGCCTTTTGGAGAAACGGATATAACTCTCTCTAAACTATTATATACTGGTGCACAAACAGGCAACACTATATTTGTAATTGAGCTCCTTAGAATGTATCCTACTATATTATGGATTAAAAATAGAGATCCCCTAAGTATATTTCACATAGCTGTTATGCACCGccacaaagatatatataaccTAGTGTACGAGATAGGTTCAAACAAGACTATACTAACCAGGCAAACAGATGATGAAAATAATTGTATACTTCATTTAGTTGGAAGTACCTCAAAAAGGAATCAACTTCAAACTGTCTCAGCAGCCTCACTACTAATGCAACGAGAGTTACTCTGGTTTAag GAGGTGGAAAAGATTACGCCACGTGACTTGAGATATTCGAAGAACAACAAAGGTCAGACACCATATGATCTATTCTCAGAAAATAATGAAGAGACGGTTTCCAAAGGTCTAAAGTGGACGAGAGATTGTATGGTTGTTGCTACACTCATCATTACCATAGCATTTGCTGCAGCGTTCACCATTCCAGGAGGCTATAACCAAGAGATCGGGCTTCCTATTTTCACTCATGAAACTAGTTTCTTAGTTTTCTTAATAGCGGATTcagtttctttattttcttcCTCAACTTCACTCTTAGTGTTCTTATCTATCCTCACATCTCCTTATGGTCCACGTGATTTTTTATATTCGTTGCCGAGAAAGCTAATGATAGGTTTGGTGACACTATTTATTTCGGTAGCAGCCATGATGGTAACTTTTGCTGCAAGCTTCTTTGTGATGTATCACAACACATTTGAATGGCTACCGATTCTTATCAGTATATTTGCAGCCATGCCAGTCATTGTATTTGCTTCACTTCAGTATCCTCTTTTGATGGATATGTTTCGTTCTATGTACGATTCTAGGTATCTCTTTAAGCCCAAGAGACGTATGCTTTATGACACAAACCAGCAAAtgtaa